In the Opitutaceae bacterium genome, one interval contains:
- a CDS encoding ribonucleotide-diphosphate reductase subunit beta has translation MQKVYEIGNRKFILDQDKAEDAFNAKRVILGRDTMTFNLLPLKYQWAYELYRTMKANHWEPEDVPMGKDIEQWKDPAVVNEIERWIIMMGIGYFSAAEGIVGDNILHVVREMVTAPELKLVLGRHAHEENIHADSLLYMISSLGINPHECEAMFEDVETIRRKNAFVTGISKQLRRDLDLTVTANKQLLAKNIFVFGQCMEGTQFYGLFGMVLSLYRQNKFPGIGQMFRYTLRDESNHIELFRALFMDLVDENPDVWTHSFKEELRDTMRQAVELEREFIMDCLPVNSVGLSKDEFIQYIDFIADRRLEGVGLAPLTPGVKNPLPWLAEMMDIKKEQNFFEGRVTEYQKSSALQTVDDDEL, from the coding sequence ATGCAGAAAGTCTACGAAATCGGTAACCGAAAGTTCATTTTGGATCAGGACAAGGCGGAGGACGCCTTCAACGCGAAGAGGGTCATTCTCGGCCGTGACACGATGACCTTCAACCTGCTGCCGCTCAAGTATCAGTGGGCCTACGAGCTCTACCGGACGATGAAGGCGAACCACTGGGAGCCCGAGGATGTCCCGATGGGCAAGGACATCGAGCAGTGGAAAGACCCGGCGGTGGTCAACGAGATCGAGCGCTGGATCATCATGATGGGAATCGGTTATTTTTCGGCGGCGGAAGGGATTGTCGGCGACAATATCCTGCACGTGGTCCGGGAGATGGTGACGGCGCCCGAGTTGAAGCTGGTTCTCGGCCGGCATGCGCATGAGGAGAACATCCACGCGGATTCCCTCCTCTACATGATCAGCTCGCTCGGGATCAATCCGCATGAATGCGAGGCGATGTTTGAGGATGTCGAGACGATCCGCCGCAAGAACGCGTTTGTGACCGGGATTTCCAAGCAGCTGCGCCGCGATCTCGACCTGACGGTGACGGCGAACAAGCAGCTGTTGGCCAAGAATATCTTCGTTTTCGGGCAGTGCATGGAAGGGACCCAGTTCTATGGACTCTTCGGGATGGTGCTATCGCTTTACCGGCAGAACAAGTTCCCGGGCATCGGGCAGATGTTCCGCTACACCCTGCGGGACGAGTCCAACCACATCGAGCTCTTCCGGGCGCTCTTCATGGACCTGGTCGACGAGAATCCGGATGTCTGGACGCATTCCTTCAAGGAAGAGCTGCGGGATACCATGCGTCAGGCCGTCGAATTGGAGCGTGAATTCATCATGGACTGCCTGCCGGTCAATTCGGTCGGACTTTCCAAGGATGAGTTCATCCAGTACATCGATTTCATCGCGGACCGGCGCCTCGAAGGGGTCGGGCTGGCTCCTCTCACGCCCGGAGTGAAGAACCCGCTCCCGTGGCTGGCGGAGATGATGGACATCAAGAAGGAGCAGAACTTCTTCGAGGGCCGCGTCACCGAATACCAGAAGTCGTCCGCTCTTCAGACCGTCGACGACGACGAGCTCTGA
- a CDS encoding DUF1080 domain-containing protein: MNTVRIGLIGCVFLESVIAAASNEGVRPLPPVERPEAGIGGWTALFDGETLSGWRGFRMETVPEGWVARGGVLRRSGKGGNLMTLESFGDFELYLEWAVSAGGNSGIIVRASEETTDPWHSGPEMQIYDPVDASKVKRVHAAGALYDLVPVPDGLELRHLDWNRVWIRVVGTRYTFALNGVVTADLDLAGEEGRALVAGSKFAKYPEFGVAASGHVVLQDHGDAVAFRRILLRRL, from the coding sequence ATGAATACTGTCCGGATCGGGTTGATTGGCTGTGTGTTTCTGGAATCAGTCATTGCGGCCGCTTCGAATGAAGGGGTCAGGCCGTTGCCCCCGGTGGAGCGCCCGGAGGCGGGAATCGGGGGATGGACGGCGCTGTTTGACGGGGAGACCCTTTCGGGCTGGCGCGGATTCCGGATGGAGACGGTTCCCGAGGGATGGGTAGCCCGGGGCGGTGTCCTGCGTCGTTCGGGCAAGGGAGGGAATCTGATGACGTTGGAAAGCTTCGGTGATTTCGAGCTTTACCTGGAGTGGGCGGTTTCGGCCGGCGGGAACAGCGGCATCATTGTCCGAGCATCCGAGGAGACGACAGATCCGTGGCACAGCGGCCCGGAAATGCAGATCTATGACCCGGTGGATGCGTCTAAGGTCAAGCGGGTCCATGCGGCAGGAGCGCTTTATGATCTGGTACCGGTTCCAGACGGCCTGGAGTTGCGGCACCTGGACTGGAACCGGGTCTGGATCCGGGTGGTGGGCACGCGCTATACCTTTGCGTTGAACGGGGTGGTGACGGCGGATCTCGATCTGGCGGGTGAGGAAGGGCGCGCCCTGGTCGCAGGGAGCAAGTTCGCCAAGTATCCGGAATTTGGAGTTGCCGCGAGCGGGCATGTCGTCCTGCAGGACCACGGGGATGCGGTGGCCTTCCGGCGCATCCTGCTGCGACGACTGTAG
- a CDS encoding nucleotidyltransferase family protein, with amino-acid sequence MRKPATPFLCGATILAAGASSRMGQPKPLLAWGEHTVIGHLTSLYRRLAGQVRVVCRADDAPLLAELDRIGVPPSDRVFNLEAASGMFSSVKVALQQPGWREGTTHIVLALVDQPQIDPESIARLLEAARSNPGRILLPLYEGRRRHPIVFPVVLAPLIAGNARFETLRDALHAHHESVIALQVADPGLSTDLDTPAQYDAAVKRFLPDPP; translated from the coding sequence TTGAGAAAGCCCGCAACCCCTTTCCTCTGTGGCGCGACCATCCTCGCGGCCGGTGCCTCGAGCCGGATGGGACAGCCCAAACCACTGCTGGCTTGGGGAGAGCACACCGTCATCGGCCATCTGACGTCACTCTACCGCAGGCTGGCCGGTCAGGTGAGGGTGGTCTGTCGAGCGGACGACGCTCCTCTTCTGGCCGAACTCGACAGAATCGGGGTCCCTCCTTCCGACCGTGTTTTCAACCTCGAAGCCGCATCCGGCATGTTTTCCTCCGTCAAAGTCGCCTTGCAGCAGCCGGGCTGGCGCGAAGGGACGACCCATATCGTTCTTGCCCTCGTCGACCAGCCCCAGATCGACCCGGAGTCGATCGCTCGGCTTCTTGAGGCCGCACGCTCCAATCCAGGCCGGATCCTCCTGCCGCTCTATGAAGGAAGGCGCCGCCATCCGATTGTCTTCCCGGTGGTCCTCGCCCCTCTGATCGCAGGCAATGCCCGTTTCGAGACCCTGCGGGACGCCCTTCATGCCCACCATGAAAGCGTCATCGCTTTACAAGTCGCCGATCCTGGTTTATCAACAGACCTCGATACGCCCGCGCAATACGATGCGGCCGTGAAACGCTTTTTGCCCGATCCCCCATGA
- a CDS encoding XdhC family protein: protein MMIDLMESWLAARRDRRPCALATIAAAFGSVPRTAGTKMLIHADGSTKGTVGGGKFEALVIADALEALKSGRPILRTYPLREGLEDSFGAICGGEVTVLIEPPPPAPRLTLVGAGHCSRAIAHLAATCGFQITVIDDRADLTRRESFPEADQLLSEPGMLEYLKNRPWTNEDAVVLVNRSYDLDKNALLSLLPSAEAIGYLGMIGSRRKVRRVFDELKEAGSPVLPTHRVHAPIGLDLGADSPEEIAVSVVAEILLVLRKASGGHLAIVPKAEPPIDQS, encoded by the coding sequence ATGATGATCGATCTGATGGAATCGTGGCTTGCCGCAAGGCGCGATCGCCGGCCCTGCGCCCTCGCCACCATCGCAGCGGCGTTCGGCTCCGTCCCCCGCACGGCAGGAACCAAAATGCTCATCCACGCCGACGGATCCACCAAAGGCACCGTCGGCGGCGGCAAGTTCGAGGCTCTCGTCATCGCCGACGCTCTCGAGGCGCTGAAATCCGGTCGGCCCATCCTCAGGACCTATCCCCTGCGCGAGGGGCTGGAGGATTCTTTCGGGGCAATCTGCGGCGGGGAGGTCACCGTTCTGATTGAACCGCCTCCGCCCGCCCCGCGACTCACCCTGGTCGGCGCCGGACACTGCTCCCGGGCCATTGCCCACCTAGCCGCAACCTGCGGCTTTCAGATCACCGTGATCGACGACCGGGCCGACCTCACCCGCAGGGAGTCCTTCCCCGAGGCCGATCAGCTCCTCAGCGAGCCGGGGATGCTGGAGTATCTCAAGAACCGCCCGTGGACGAACGAGGATGCCGTCGTCCTCGTCAACCGCAGCTACGACCTCGACAAGAACGCGCTCCTCTCCCTCCTGCCCTCCGCCGAAGCCATCGGCTACCTCGGCATGATCGGCAGCCGCCGCAAGGTGCGCCGGGTCTTCGACGAATTGAAGGAGGCCGGATCACCCGTTCTGCCCACCCACCGCGTGCACGCCCCGATCGGCCTCGATCTCGGCGCCGACTCGCCCGAGGAGATCGCCGTCAGCGTCGTCGCCGAGATCCTCCTTGTCCTGCGCAAGGCCTCGGGCGGACACCTGGCCATCGTTCCAAAAGCGGAACCACCGATCGATCAATCTTGA
- a CDS encoding alginate lyase family protein has protein sequence MTISDGRTRTSGSALSRWMMIGGLLFRAASIISAAEVEVASEAALREAISSAGPGDRILLAAGEWKDLDLAFSFAGTAEDPITIAAAVPGKTILGGTTRLAVEGQHGVIAGLRFVDATVVDGASALVQLGGSGRPAASIRLTDCAFEACNPDRPEIRYAWIRLQGREHEIDHCLFAGQNHSGVTVQIVVDEQGPGHLIHHNHFRDRAPGTGNGFEMIQIGQSPDSLKKSGCVVERNWFVRCDGETEIISSKTDGNRIGGNLFLESSGTVTLRHGNRSTVESNFFIGRGKAGSGGVRVIGEGHRVGRNYYGGLTGRTGGVVVLYCGIPDSPLNGYFKADNALIESNLFEGNSGNGIYLNGGFGGRGRTLLPAEIRIRDNLFRVGGDGVVAVAGGLNDVVFEDNLYEGGVDTGVIEPGGLFEWTEPEYGATGPWAWRSAGEVGPTESWPRAQEVGPVWQLSLPGLSLIERARLLELARAQSGQTKALKGSLTDHADAILAAGAVYAVTDNDALPPSGNPHDYYSTGPYWWPDPASPDGLPYILIDGKFNPERDLVSDREPLLGMIGDVEVMGLAYAVTGDEWYAAWGHRLLRTWFLDPETGMTPHLRHAQAIPGRSEGRGTGIIDTHPFAELVDAVALLESSPGFPAEDAAALRDWFGRYLDWLLTSPNGRDEAESVNNHGTAYDLQVAALMSFLGKEDALRAYLETVTRARIDRQFEADGAQPQELRRTRTWSYSTENLEHFFKLGLIGRRVGVDLFAYMNPKGGSLRNALGYLLPSVCDPERWNHPQETEWQEEFITVVLAVGGGVYGDPELEAARQCLRVASNQLEAFVLRPETGEVAGNKP, from the coding sequence ATGACCATTTCGGACGGACGGACCCGAACAAGCGGGAGCGCGCTTTCGCGTTGGATGATGATCGGGGGTCTCCTCTTCCGGGCTGCATCGATTATCTCCGCCGCAGAGGTGGAGGTGGCTTCGGAGGCGGCGCTCCGGGAAGCGATCTCTTCCGCTGGGCCGGGCGACCGGATTCTCCTGGCGGCGGGTGAATGGAAGGATCTCGACCTGGCGTTTTCCTTTGCCGGAACGGCGGAGGACCCAATCACCATCGCGGCGGCGGTGCCCGGGAAGACGATCCTGGGCGGGACGACGCGACTGGCGGTGGAGGGCCAGCATGGGGTCATCGCGGGTTTGCGCTTCGTGGACGCGACGGTGGTGGACGGCGCCTCTGCCCTCGTGCAGCTCGGGGGATCCGGCCGGCCGGCTGCGAGCATCCGGTTGACCGATTGTGCCTTCGAAGCGTGCAACCCGGATCGGCCGGAAATCCGTTATGCCTGGATCAGGCTTCAGGGTCGCGAACACGAAATCGACCATTGCCTCTTCGCCGGGCAGAACCACTCCGGAGTCACCGTGCAGATCGTGGTGGATGAGCAAGGCCCCGGGCACCTCATTCACCACAATCACTTCCGTGATCGGGCACCCGGAACGGGAAACGGGTTCGAGATGATCCAGATCGGGCAGAGTCCGGATTCCCTGAAGAAGAGTGGCTGTGTGGTTGAACGGAACTGGTTTGTGCGTTGCGACGGAGAGACCGAAATCATCTCCTCCAAGACGGATGGGAACCGGATCGGGGGGAATCTCTTTCTCGAATCATCAGGGACGGTCACCCTGAGGCACGGCAACCGTTCCACGGTGGAGTCGAATTTCTTCATTGGGCGAGGAAAGGCCGGGAGCGGGGGTGTCCGGGTGATCGGGGAAGGGCACCGGGTCGGCCGGAATTACTACGGCGGATTGACCGGGCGGACCGGGGGCGTGGTCGTCCTCTATTGCGGGATTCCCGACTCTCCGCTGAACGGCTATTTCAAGGCGGATAACGCCTTGATCGAGTCCAATCTCTTTGAGGGAAATTCGGGTAACGGAATCTATCTGAACGGTGGGTTCGGCGGACGCGGACGGACGCTTCTTCCGGCCGAAATCCGGATCCGGGACAACCTCTTCCGGGTGGGGGGTGACGGTGTTGTGGCGGTGGCCGGCGGGCTGAACGATGTGGTTTTCGAGGACAACCTCTACGAAGGCGGAGTGGATACAGGGGTGATCGAACCGGGCGGCTTGTTTGAGTGGACGGAGCCGGAGTATGGGGCAACCGGACCGTGGGCCTGGCGTTCGGCGGGTGAGGTCGGACCGACGGAAAGCTGGCCGCGGGCGCAGGAGGTGGGCCCGGTCTGGCAGTTGTCCCTGCCGGGACTTTCGCTGATCGAGCGGGCACGGTTGCTGGAACTCGCCCGAGCCCAGAGCGGGCAGACGAAGGCATTGAAAGGATCCCTGACCGATCATGCCGACGCCATCCTGGCGGCAGGAGCGGTTTACGCGGTGACCGACAACGACGCCCTGCCGCCGAGCGGGAATCCGCACGACTACTACAGCACGGGGCCGTATTGGTGGCCGGACCCCGCATCACCCGACGGCCTTCCCTACATTCTGATCGACGGAAAGTTCAATCCGGAGCGCGACCTTGTATCCGATCGCGAGCCCCTGCTCGGGATGATCGGGGATGTCGAAGTGATGGGTCTGGCTTATGCGGTGACTGGCGATGAATGGTATGCCGCCTGGGGACATCGACTGCTTCGGACCTGGTTTCTTGATCCGGAAACAGGGATGACTCCGCACCTGCGCCACGCCCAGGCCATTCCGGGGCGGAGTGAGGGGCGGGGCACCGGAATCATCGACACCCATCCCTTCGCCGAATTGGTCGACGCGGTCGCCCTGCTCGAGTCCTCACCGGGCTTCCCGGCAGAGGATGCCGCCGCTCTTCGCGACTGGTTCGGGCGCTACCTGGACTGGCTGCTGACCTCTCCGAACGGTCGGGATGAAGCGGAATCCGTGAACAACCACGGCACGGCTTATGACCTGCAGGTGGCGGCCCTGATGAGTTTTCTCGGAAAGGAAGACGCGCTGCGTGCTTATCTGGAAACCGTGACCCGGGCGCGGATTGACCGGCAGTTCGAAGCGGACGGTGCCCAACCGCAGGAACTGCGCCGCACCCGGACGTGGAGTTATTCGACGGAAAACCTCGAGCATTTCTTCAAGCTGGGCCTGATCGGCCGGCGGGTCGGGGTGGATCTTTTCGCCTATATGAACCCCAAGGGCGGATCGCTCCGGAATGCATTGGGTTATCTTCTGCCCTCGGTCTGTGATCCGGAGCGCTGGAATCATCCGCAGGAGACGGAGTGGCAGGAGGAATTCATCACCGTGGTCCTCGCCGTCGGCGGAGGCGTCTATGGCGACCCGGAGCTGGAGGCGGCCCGTCAGTGTCTGCGGGTTGCGTCGAATCAGCTGGAGGCGTTTGTCCTACGGCCGGAGACCGGCGAGGTCGCTGGAAACAAACCGTAG
- a CDS encoding (2Fe-2S)-binding protein, with translation MSQKEPHFPGAGKVSRRHFIKGLGTAAVTTATLGAESVAEQLGQVNQEKVHGPGAVPIRLQVNGDTIDLELEPRVTLLDALRNHTPHTGSKEVCDRGTCGACTVLIDGTPVYACMTLAIEAQGRAITTVEGLAQGGELTRVQQAFIDSDGLMCGYCTPGFLMSVTALLEKNPHPSEQDVRKACSGNTCRCGTYPRVFAAALEAAGVKTASKSTVVKLEHLT, from the coding sequence ATGAGCCAGAAAGAGCCGCATTTTCCCGGCGCTGGAAAAGTCTCCCGCCGCCATTTCATCAAAGGTCTGGGCACCGCCGCCGTGACCACCGCCACCCTCGGCGCCGAGTCCGTCGCCGAGCAACTTGGCCAGGTCAACCAGGAGAAGGTCCACGGTCCCGGTGCGGTCCCGATCAGGCTCCAGGTCAACGGAGATACGATCGACCTTGAGCTCGAGCCGCGCGTCACCCTGCTCGACGCCCTGCGCAACCACACGCCGCATACCGGATCCAAGGAGGTCTGCGATCGCGGAACCTGCGGCGCCTGCACCGTGCTGATCGACGGCACACCTGTCTACGCCTGCATGACTTTGGCGATCGAAGCCCAGGGCAGGGCCATCACCACGGTGGAAGGACTCGCTCAAGGCGGTGAACTGACCCGCGTTCAGCAGGCTTTCATCGACAGCGATGGCCTCATGTGCGGCTACTGCACCCCCGGCTTCCTCATGAGCGTGACCGCCCTGCTCGAGAAGAACCCCCACCCTTCCGAACAGGACGTGCGGAAGGCCTGCAGCGGCAATACCTGCCGTTGCGGCACTTATCCTCGCGTTTTCGCCGCCGCCCTCGAGGCAGCCGGCGTCAAGACGGCCTCCAAATCCACCGTCGTGAAGCTCGAACACCTCACCTGA
- a CDS encoding ribonucleoside-diphosphate reductase subunit alpha yields MLNPRFEEDLALKHSVISPGDQKPNYNWRGVVREDPPAGSSIRVVCPHGEEDFDLREVIDTVGKALTNVLLSRQEKEIFTEENQRWVERIARQVGARLEASATDNKTVRVALNDLYTLIERTLVANNAWDVAKSILVHRSRKMTTEFAPPTVPVRLIRRNNQVVPWNEAKIEIAVRKAFLSMEADSSPAPDIAHAVTRRVLDNNHAFVRIEEVQDMVQEELMRAGYFKLAEHYILYRARRAQQRLKEQAEPGVEVEQKSMVVVRRPDGETYFWDGIDLKKRIEFAMIGLDLCLTADEIEAEIRRSIFDEINQAELNSTLVLNAKTLIERDADFAKFAGRIQLTFIYEEVLGWDIVRDGISALKAFHLKYLSKYLKHGVAIKRLNPRMLEFDLGKLAAALDPSADLELDFLGIQTLYDRYLIVDKTGTRQRRIETPQIFWMRVAMGLFIDEKEERENRVISLYELYKSRRFCSSTPTLFNSGTLHSQLSSCYLYWVDDSIEGIMQRGIAENAYLSKWAGGLGGSWTSVRGTGSHINGTNGESQGIIPFLKLHNDQLVAVNQGGKRRGSGCAYLETWHNDLYDFLELRKNVGDERRRTHDMNTANWIPDLFMKRMEARQDWTFFRSSEVPDLHHTYGRDFEERYIAYEKMSDEGKINGRKVPALDVWKRILQMLFETGHPWITFKDPCNIRSPQDHVGVVHSSNLCTEITLNTGADETAVCNLGSVILDSHLDHEGNLDHEKLRQTIQVAVRALDNVIDINFYPTEAAKRSNQRHRPIGMGVMGLQNALYVRNTPFASQEAVEFNDEAMEAIAYYAYEASSDLAAERGTYSTYKGSKWDRGLLPQDTLDLLEEQRGVTVEVPRGGRMDWTPVREKIRKQGMRNSNVLAIAPTATISNITGTSPCIEPAYKNLFVKSNLSGEFIVLNAHLVRDLKARGLWNQEMVDNLKYFDGSLADIEGMPEDLRKKYQTAFDIDYNWLIDAAARRQKWIDQSQSVNLFLGHPEMKTLSHMYRAAWRRGLKTTYYLRTLGASNIEKATVSVKKEVKASLLGAPSPETGKREYTEAERVACSIEAMRNGEECEACQ; encoded by the coding sequence ATGCTCAATCCCCGCTTCGAAGAGGATCTCGCCCTCAAGCATTCCGTCATTTCCCCCGGTGATCAGAAACCGAATTACAACTGGCGCGGCGTCGTCCGGGAGGATCCGCCCGCCGGGTCGTCAATCCGGGTCGTCTGTCCGCATGGTGAGGAGGATTTCGACCTTCGGGAAGTGATCGACACGGTGGGCAAGGCCCTGACCAATGTCCTGCTTTCGCGGCAGGAAAAGGAGATCTTCACCGAGGAAAACCAGCGCTGGGTGGAGCGGATCGCCCGTCAGGTCGGAGCGCGGCTGGAAGCGAGTGCGACGGACAACAAGACCGTACGGGTGGCGCTGAACGATCTCTACACCCTGATTGAGCGGACGCTGGTGGCGAACAATGCCTGGGACGTGGCCAAGAGCATCCTGGTGCATCGCTCCCGCAAGATGACGACCGAGTTTGCGCCGCCGACGGTGCCGGTCCGCCTGATCCGCCGCAACAACCAGGTCGTCCCCTGGAATGAGGCCAAGATCGAGATCGCGGTCCGCAAGGCTTTCCTTTCGATGGAAGCCGATTCGTCCCCCGCTCCGGACATCGCCCATGCGGTAACCCGTCGGGTACTGGACAACAACCATGCCTTTGTGCGGATCGAGGAAGTCCAGGACATGGTCCAGGAGGAGTTGATGCGGGCGGGATATTTCAAGCTGGCCGAGCACTATATCCTCTACCGGGCGCGCCGGGCCCAGCAACGGCTGAAGGAGCAGGCGGAACCCGGGGTCGAGGTTGAACAGAAATCGATGGTGGTGGTCCGGCGTCCGGATGGGGAAACCTATTTTTGGGACGGAATCGACCTGAAGAAGCGGATCGAGTTCGCAATGATCGGCCTGGACCTCTGCCTGACGGCGGATGAGATCGAGGCTGAGATCCGCCGTTCGATTTTCGACGAGATCAACCAGGCGGAATTGAACAGCACGCTGGTCCTCAATGCCAAGACCCTGATCGAGCGGGACGCCGATTTCGCGAAATTCGCGGGCCGGATCCAGCTCACCTTCATCTACGAAGAAGTCCTGGGTTGGGACATTGTCCGGGACGGGATCTCCGCCCTGAAGGCCTTCCACCTGAAGTATCTCTCGAAATACCTGAAGCACGGGGTTGCGATCAAGCGGCTCAACCCGCGGATGCTCGAATTCGATCTGGGCAAACTGGCGGCGGCTCTGGATCCGTCGGCCGACCTCGAGCTCGACTTCCTCGGGATCCAGACCCTCTACGACCGTTACCTCATCGTCGACAAGACCGGCACGAGGCAGAGGCGGATTGAGACCCCGCAGATCTTCTGGATGCGGGTGGCCATGGGGCTCTTCATCGATGAGAAGGAGGAGCGCGAGAACCGGGTGATCTCTCTCTACGAACTCTACAAGAGCCGCCGTTTCTGCTCGTCGACCCCGACCCTCTTCAATTCGGGCACCCTGCATTCGCAGCTCTCCTCCTGTTACCTCTACTGGGTCGATGATTCGATCGAAGGCATCATGCAGCGCGGCATCGCCGAAAACGCCTATCTTTCGAAGTGGGCCGGCGGCCTCGGCGGCAGCTGGACGAGTGTCCGCGGGACCGGCTCGCATATCAACGGAACGAACGGCGAGAGCCAGGGCATCATCCCCTTCCTCAAGCTGCACAACGATCAGCTGGTGGCGGTCAACCAGGGCGGAAAGCGGCGCGGTTCGGGCTGCGCCTACCTGGAAACCTGGCACAACGACCTCTACGATTTCCTCGAACTGCGCAAGAACGTGGGCGACGAACGCCGCCGTACTCATGATATGAATACGGCGAACTGGATCCCCGACCTGTTCATGAAGCGGATGGAGGCCCGGCAGGACTGGACCTTCTTCCGCTCAAGCGAGGTGCCCGATCTTCACCACACCTACGGCCGGGATTTCGAGGAGCGCTACATCGCCTACGAAAAGATGTCCGATGAGGGGAAGATCAACGGACGAAAGGTTCCGGCCCTCGATGTCTGGAAGCGGATCCTCCAGATGCTCTTTGAGACCGGGCATCCCTGGATCACCTTCAAGGACCCCTGCAATATCCGCAGCCCCCAGGACCATGTCGGGGTGGTGCACAGCTCCAATCTCTGCACGGAGATCACCCTGAACACCGGAGCGGATGAAACGGCGGTCTGCAATCTGGGCAGCGTCATCCTCGACTCGCACCTCGATCATGAAGGCAATCTCGACCACGAGAAGCTCCGGCAGACGATCCAGGTGGCGGTCCGGGCGCTCGACAACGTGATCGACATCAACTTCTACCCGACGGAGGCGGCCAAGCGGTCCAATCAGCGGCACCGCCCGATCGGGATGGGGGTGATGGGCCTGCAGAACGCGCTTTACGTCCGAAACACGCCGTTTGCCTCCCAGGAGGCGGTCGAGTTCAATGACGAGGCCATGGAGGCGATTGCCTATTACGCCTACGAGGCCTCGAGTGACCTCGCGGCGGAGCGGGGCACCTACAGCACCTACAAGGGGTCGAAGTGGGATCGCGGGCTGTTGCCCCAGGACACCCTGGATCTGCTTGAGGAGCAGCGTGGAGTCACGGTGGAGGTGCCCCGGGGCGGGCGCATGGACTGGACGCCGGTCCGGGAGAAGATCCGCAAGCAGGGCATGCGCAACAGCAATGTGCTGGCCATCGCGCCGACCGCGACCATCTCGAACATCACGGGAACTTCGCCGTGCATCGAGCCCGCCTACAAGAATCTCTTCGTGAAGAGCAATCTGTCGGGCGAGTTCATTGTCCTGAACGCCCATCTGGTGCGCGATCTCAAGGCCCGCGGTCTCTGGAACCAGGAGATGGTGGACAACCTCAAGTACTTCGACGGTTCGCTTGCGGATATCGAAGGCATGCCGGAAGACCTGCGGAAGAAGTACCAGACCGCCTTCGACATCGACTACAACTGGTTGATTGACGCGGCGGCCCGCCGGCAGAAGTGGATCGACCAGTCCCAATCGGTCAATCTCTTCCTCGGTCATCCCGAGATGAAAACCCTCTCGCACATGTACCGGGCGGCCTGGCGGCGCGGTCTCAAGACGACCTATTACCTGCGGACCCTTGGCGCGTCCAATATCGAGAAGGCGACTGTCTCGGTGAAGAAGGAGGTCAAGGCCAGCTTGCTGGGGGCTCCCTCGCCGGAGACGGGCAAGCGCGAGTATACCGAGGCGGAGAGGGTGGCCTGCAGCATCGAAGCCATGCGCAACGGAGAGGAATGCGAGGCCTGCCAGTAG